The Musa acuminata AAA Group cultivar baxijiao chromosome BXJ3-6, Cavendish_Baxijiao_AAA, whole genome shotgun sequence region GCGGAGAACAATATCACTAATTAGATTAGATTAAGCATTGTATTTCTATTAAAGTTCTCTGAAATCTCTCTATCTTTGCAATAGAGTACTAATAGTCCTACTTGATTCATCTTATTTAACTAGGACATTTATACGTCTCATTTGAACATGCTCTTAGgatttaaatgatttttcttCTACATTCCTTGTACCAATTCCAATCATCCTGCATCCACCTCATCAGTCTCATCTTGGCTACACACACATTTTTAATGTTACTTCCTAACTATCAATACAATGTTTACCTTGCATTTGTCTTATAGTCTAAAGGCACATGATGATCACACAAAACTCTCAATAACCAGACCCATTTTAATTATactattttaactttatgaaaaaTATCTTAATTGTTATCACCTTCCATCAAACCTTTACTTCCACAAACTTTCTAGTCATCCATCTTAACTGCACCTCAATTATTCACTTAATATTACTAGAATTGCAtttcatatatttcttagtcCTATTTAATTTAAGAACTTTATTTTCTAACATTAttctaaaataatatcatcaacaaattaATATGCACCATGAAGCACCAGGAAGGGTTATCTTGTACATTGCTGGTATGTTCAtcctttaaaaatataaaaagataagGACTGTGTTGGTGTCACCTTATTATCACAGGCAATTTGCTACTTACATTACTAcaatcctaataataataataataattaatatgcaataaatattattaatagtaTTAATATAATCACTGGATACTGGTTATCCAAAACCTACTGTACTAAATCTTTAGAAACTCTATTATAACCATTTctgaaaacaataaaaatatatgcAAATCTTCCTTATTCTCTCTATATTTTTCCATTAACAGTCTCAATAAATAAACAGCTTCTATAATTGCTGTTTGAAGCATAAAATCAAATTAGTTCCCGGATATACCCTTCAATCGCTCTTTCTTGAACTTTCAACATACATCTGAAATTGACAGATAATGAAGATTCAACATTCGCTTCCCAACATAAATCTTACTCTAGATTCATGGGATATCAGCTTTCAGCGCCAACGAGCCGGTTCAGATGCACCGCTCAAAATAACCTTCTGCCGGAATATTTCATTAAGAATCTGTTTACCTTTCATGGTGGTTGGATAAACATACGTGAAAGACTGATCAAAATCAAAAAACGAGTACAAAGATCCGGAACTTTCCAATGCCTACATCTCTCAAATGGGGAAAAGAACGCGAATCACGACGGACCGAGGGCCAACTTCTTACCTCACGAAGAATCCCGAAAAGATTCAACGCGTGCAGGACCACTCTCGATCAAAACCCTAGAGCAAGATCCATCCGCAAAGAACCATCTAACcgccaagaaagaaagaaatatataGAGGAACACGGAGAAGAATCGACTCATACCCAAGAACGCAAAGAAGAGTAGCGAGCGCCTCGACGAAGGAGGCGAAGACGAAATGGGAGTGCCGCGGCAGATCGACGGGcaaccgcctctctctctctctctctctcgtcagcAAAGGAACGAAAGGTCGTTTCAAGGAAACCCCCTTCTTTAAAGACCCGGCCCAAGATCTGGCCCGGCTGCTTGCCTAGGCCAGCCCATTCACGGCTGATACTGGACCGGCTCGACCGGCACCCAACCCAGCCCAACTACACCTGAGCCGTGCTGTTGTGTCACGTATTATAACGGAGGAACTCAACTACCGTTACAAACGTTATCAAGGTTGTTATGTCAATCGCATGCTATGTAACTGCTGCTTTCCTCGATCTTGTTGCGCTTACGGCCCATATTAAGCTTTAATATCGACGACTCCCAATCTTGTTACAAACGTTATAAAGGTTGTTATGTCAATCACATGCTATGTAAACGTTATAAGAGAGATAGCTTATCTCTCTTTTAATCTAAACCTAGATCTAATAAAGGTGGTATTCTCATCTTATGTTACTAACAGATCTGTTGGTGAACTGATGCGTCGTGATTGATGAGTCTGCACGGCCTGATCCAcgagtcgatgtcgggagtcttcggtcGAATGAGCTAGTCGGCAAGGTTGGTCAAGCCCTCGGAATCAGGGTGTCGGCGCCAGAATGTTGATCAGCATCTCTCGGCCTGGACGTCGGTTGGCGGCTCGTTGTCGGGATGATGGTCGACGACTCCCAAGTCGGAATGCTCGTGGCTCGGGGGTGGTCGCTTTCTTGCAATGAtgaccttcgtcgggtgattaccgactttggcccctccgatgagcaagtcagtgGTGGGTTGATTTGTTTTTGCCTCTCCCTAGGTCGGATGCCGGCCATAGGCTTTTATATTACTGTACGAGGGTCGATCGTACGTGGGCTTGGCGTGGCGATCGATCCTCGAGATGTGAGATAGTACATTTGTGCGTCTGTTGTCCCGGAACGCGCGGAACGGCGCCATGGGGCACCGTCCCGAGCTTTCCAGGGTGAGACGTACCGAGCACACCTTGGTACGGATTTTGGCTCAGCGTGTGGGGCTGCTCCTCTTGCTAACTTGGTCGTAGTGTGGCGAGGCATTAACCATGACGTGGTATGgatccaaaatatgccttatttagatctacagtagattcttactgtgattatttGAGGAGATTTTGGATATTATTACAGTGATataatccttatatcccagttgaTTTTGGGAAAGAGACTctaagatttatatatatattcgttattcttatagtagattttctcttgtttttctagtTTTTATTATTTACGTTGGTGTCCTATTTCATgatgattccatttaatttcgcTACGTGGTATGATTTGCTTGTATTTGTTCGTATACAAAGTTCTTCCTGTTTATCCCAACAAATCTTGCCATCATGTGTTGTGTTTATGTTTCGATAACGGTAAGAAAATTAGTGTAAACAAATCATGATTTGAGGAGAAACAATTGATTTATTTAAACAAAAGTAGATGAATGACAAAGCTTAGCGGAAGCCGTCATGATTGGCACCTCTAATACGATTCAATTGACAGCCAAAGACCAAGTGGTATAATCAATTAACAGTGTGGTACAATCAGTTGAAGTCGACACACACATCCTTCTTTGCCAAAGACCAAGTGGCCACATACTCACACAAGTAGACCGATTTCTCGGTAAATTCAGTCCCACAACGAAGAAGGCAACTATCATTTCCTTTTAAGACAAAATACTACAAGTTTTGACATTGATTTCAGATGTAACGAAGAACTAAAGGAATAAACTAATTGCATCCGTTGAAATTTCACACACATTATTACATCTGTAGACACAAAAAATGAAGTTGTATTGCGGACGAAAAAGAAATAGGCGCTGCGTTCCATTTGTGAATTTGTGGCACGAGGAAATGGTACTTGCGGCACAAGGCTTTGTCTTTGCTCTCCATGTCGTTGGATCTCCATATAATTGTGATCGTGGCATGCCGATAACTGCTGTCTTCTTGCTCATGGTTTCCACGGTGCTGGAGGTGGTGGCGGAGTGGGAAACATCGGTGGAACCGCAGAGAATATAGTGTTCTTGTCCACTCCATTGCCCTCACCGGACAAAGCCACCAGGGCAGCAACTAAGCCGGCATTGCCTGCGAGCGTTGGCTCGGTGTAATTGTAGTTAGTGCGAACATCTCGGAAGCCATCATGTCTATCAGGGCCAGCGACCATCGCACCGACGATTGTGTTGGGATTTGGCTTTTTGGTATCCCTCCACTTCCATCCACCTTTGCAATTATACTTTACCCCGTTCTTAGGGATGGATGCACCTCGGTGATGAACATGCTTTGGATAATGTGCTCCGAATCCAACAACGTAACTCATTTTTTGAGGATTTTTTCCCAATATATAGTCAATCTGCCACATACAGAGAAAAGCTTATTGTATGTGATGCAGAGCAGAAGACTATATATAGTTGAAAGGAACGTACCTGAGTCCTAGCAAAATCACGCAGAACCCCCGTCGAGAAGAAATTTGGGCCACAATACCATCCTGGAGTATCAGCAGCTTCAAGATAATCACTGTAGATGGCCGCAAGAAAAGCTGCATTGACTACGTACTGAAGGGGCTGCGGTCTTCCGTGGTTGAGCTGTATCAAACCCCCTGCCCGAATATTTTCATGAATAGTTTTGTCGGAGAAGATAGAATGTAAATGAGCACACGCATCATCGCAAACCTCGTGTCCTGTTGAAGGTGGTAAAAACTGGAAGATACGAGCACATGATGATTCCAGTCTGATTGTGAAAGGTTCTCAATATTTCTTCGTAAGGATAGCCTGGACTCAGGAACAGCCTCAGTCTGCTGAGAAGCACCTGGATGGAGAATAATAGGAACGTGAGAATGCTGAAGATGGTCAAATGAAACTTCACGCAGAATTCGATCAAGTTATCCTTAGACAACAGCATTTTCTTGATGGAGCAAAAACTTCAGGCATTGCATAGCAGACCACAAAACTCAAAAACAAGATTAAAGAACAGAAAAATGTACAAGTTCATGCTTACTTGAGCACCGGTGAGCTTGTTGTCCCAGCTGAAGACTCCATAATCTGGACCACCCCAGAATGCACCTGCATGCTTTGCGAGGGTCGGATGAGTAGCTAGTTTAAGGTAAGTGGCATTGCCCGTCGCAAGGTACATCCATGCTCCACCCCACACGAACTCGTCCCAATAACTAGTGGAATTGTAGAAGAATGATGCATCAGAGCCACCGGAGGTGTACCGCCCCCTCTGATCCCTCGAAAACTTGAAGAGCGTCGTGGCACCGTGGACAAGCTTCTTTGAGTAGGTCTTGCTGTCCTTGAACACAATGGATGCTGCCGCCAGAGCAGCCGCCATCTCGGCGGCGAGATCCGAGCAACTGTGGCACTCGTAGACTGGCCTCGGGTAGTCCATGTCCTCTGGTCTCATCCAGCAGTAATGGTCGTTCGGCGTTGTGCCTCCCGAAGTATCCCCCTGACCAACCTGTCATAAATTTTCCATGCATTTATCAGATTTACTCATGCTTTCTTTTCGTCAGATTAAACCATGTATTTGCCTAGTACCATTTACAGAATTCGATCGCAAAAGCTTCTTCTTTTTTGCTACCTGGGCAGCGATCCGGTCGATTGTGTCCGCGGAGGCATTGAAGGTCTTGAGGAGGTAGTCTGCGCCCCACTTGATGATTTCCTTCACATGGCCGAGTTCTCCGGCGGCCTCGTACTTGGCACTGTACTCGATCACGCTCCAGCTGAGCATGGTCATGGCGAAAGAGGCCGGGAAGTTGAACTTGATGGCGTCGCCCGCATCATAGTATCCGCCCACCAGGCCCTTCCCATAGGACGGATCGGAGAGGCCATCCCTCATCCCGGAATTTCCCCTCCACGACACATTGTTGTGCTTGGGGATTGGGCCGGCTACAAAGAAAAGCGTAATATATCGCATCAGAGTTTGATCTTTTGTTGACATAGCACATCAAGATCCGATCTTTGGAAGAGATCACTGCACGCATTGGGGGGAGGAGGGATGTGGGTCGGGTCCTCACATCTCTGCGCGTTGAAGAACATGAGCGCCTTGTGGAGGGCGAGCGTGTAGTTGTCCGGGGGCGGGCGGGGCCGGTGGTGGCGGGGGATGGTCTTGACGATGAGGGTGATGAACCCGGCCAGCACGGCGGTGGCGACGACGGTGCCGACGGTCCAAAGAAAGAGCTTGCGGCTAACGATGAGGCACCCCAGGTCCACgtacttgttcttcttcttcgtcccCTGGTCCCCGGGCGCGGCGAGGAGCCAGCTCTGCTGCGTCTCATCCAGCTGCCGCGACGTGGTCGACATCGCCGCCCGGTCCGAGTCCAGGTTCCGGCTCCGATCGTCATCGGTGGCGGAGTCGGCGTGCGAGATCTCCAGTGGCCCGCCCCATGGATCACGGCCGTACATACTCATCCTTCCCCTGCCCTCCCTTCTTCCCACCTCAAAATGGCAACTTTTCTGCTCCCTCGTCTTCCCTTCTCCCCCTCTTTAAACGTTCGACACCAGAAGTTTGTTGGGTAAGAGAATGAGGAGAAGACGATTGAAAGCAACGCAACCTGAAACAAAGATCTCTTCCTACTCCGAGAATGAAGTCAGTGACGAGATCAATAGATATCTGGTGGGATGGGGTGGGTGTAAGGGAGCTTTCGCTGCGCAGTTTGGATATCGAATGGGAACGGCGACACCAGGCAACAGAAGGAGCAGTGACAGAGCAACAGTCAGTAGTATTACGTAGAAGAAAAGGAAGACATGGATTGGGACAGGGGCTCTCGGGGGGGTCAACGACGGGTAAACGCCGTGGAAGGCTTGACGTGAGGATGTTTGGCGTGCCGTGGAGTGCAAGAGAGAGC contains the following coding sequences:
- the LOC103989662 gene encoding endoglucanase 9-like, translated to MSMYGRDPWGGPLEISHADSATDDDRSRNLDSDRAAMSTTSRQLDETQQSWLLAAPGDQGTKKKNKYVDLGCLIVSRKLFLWTVGTVVATAVLAGFITLIVKTIPRHHRPRPPPDNYTLALHKALMFFNAQRSGPIPKHNNVSWRGNSGMRDGLSDPSYGKGLVGGYYDAGDAIKFNFPASFAMTMLSWSVIEYSAKYEAAGELGHVKEIIKWGADYLLKTFNASADTIDRIAAQVGQGDTSGGTTPNDHYCWMRPEDMDYPRPVYECHSCSDLAAEMAAALAAASIVFKDSKTYSKKLVHGATTLFKFSRDQRGRYTSGGSDASFFYNSTSYWDEFVWGGAWMYLATGNATYLKLATHPTLAKHAGAFWGGPDYGVFSWDNKLTGAQVLLSRLRLFLSPGYPYEEILRTFHNQTGIIMCSYLPVFTTFNRTRGGLIQLNHGRPQPLQYVVNAAFLAAIYSDYLEAADTPGWYCGPNFFSTGVLRDFARTQIDYILGKNPQKMSYVVGFGAHYPKHVHHRGASIPKNGVKYNCKGGWKWRDTKKPNPNTIVGAMVAGPDRHDGFRDVRTNYNYTEPTLAGNAGLVAALVALSGEGNGVDKNTIFSAVPPMFPTPPPPPAPWKP